A portion of the Cloacibacillus sp. An23 genome contains these proteins:
- a CDS encoding YrbL family protein: MIYLTDYIGGSAVRMCYIHPTRADKCVKVVKDEKDLSLLTLEIGIAKLVSSFLEGHVVAYEDELVETDKGPGMVCDLVRNSDGTVAPALITYQESGGDIGEIEPDLRSVLRRLVQYNLFFYDFNRGNFVVKTTCTGEKRVVFIDLKGFHTNGYMGFLKTERYVAPFARIIMFRRMRRLYSELGINGFPLDGLCREKMFSSFWVDVKL; encoded by the coding sequence ATGATTTATCTGACTGATTATATTGGCGGCAGCGCCGTCAGGATGTGTTATATACATCCGACGCGAGCGGATAAATGCGTCAAGGTCGTGAAGGACGAGAAGGATTTGTCTCTGCTCACGCTTGAGATCGGCATCGCAAAGCTGGTGTCGTCTTTTCTTGAAGGGCATGTCGTCGCCTATGAGGACGAGCTTGTCGAGACGGATAAAGGGCCTGGCATGGTCTGCGATCTTGTCAGGAATTCCGACGGCACTGTCGCGCCCGCTTTGATAACCTATCAGGAGTCCGGCGGCGATATCGGCGAGATCGAGCCTGATCTGCGCTCCGTGCTGCGCCGTCTTGTCCAATATAATCTGTTTTTCTATGATTTCAACAGGGGTAATTTCGTCGTAAAGACTACCTGCACCGGAGAAAAGAGGGTGGTGTTCATAGACCTCAAGGGCTTTCACACGAACGGCTATATGGGGTTTCTGAAGACGGAGCGTTATGTGGCTCCGTTCGCGCGTATCATTATGTTCCGGCGTATGCGGAGGCTTTACAGCGAGCTCGGTATCAACGGTTTTCCGCTCGACGGCCTTTGCAGGGAGAAGATGTTCAGCTCCTTCTGGGTAGACGTCAAGCTTTAG